Within the Paenibacillus sp. AN1007 genome, the region TGTTAAGCAGAATGATATCGGCCGCTTTGCGATCTTCTGTAGCTTGATATCCCATCGTCTCGAGCAGACCTTTAATCGTCTCGGAGTCATGTTCATTCATCTGACATCCATAGGTATATACGATATAATGCTTGCCTTTTCCGATCGTTTTCAATTCTTCAGGAACAGCCGTCTCATACAGAACCTGAATATCTTCCTTACCCCTTTGTTTCTCCTGACGATGGTTCGGTTCCGCTTTGATATTGATCTCACGGCCGCGAATTCTAATTTTTTTGCTGAATTCATCTTGCGAAATTACTTTGGCATCGGAGAAATCAAAATATTGGGAGTAATCCTTTTTTGAGTCTTTAGCCATTTCCTTCGGTCACTCCTTACAGCCTCTATTTCATTAAAAGCGTTCATTTCATCACAAAATACGTCCATTTCATTCTTCATACATCAAAAGAGCATTACAGCAAATTATAACATGAATTGGGCTGTAGTTCCACATGCAAACGGGGTCGCTTTCCGAATGGCCCTCGCCGCTTATATCCGCCCTCTATACAAAAAAACCTGAGCACGCTGATGGGCAGTTTAAACGAACTGCTGCTCTCAGTGTACTCAGGTGTTTTCTTACATATTGCCTTCAAGCACAGCAAACGAATACTGTACTTGAAGACGGCCTAGAGTCATTAGTCGATGATTTCAGCTGTATCGCCGTTACGGGCGCCTGCAGCATTTGCTTCATCTGTGTCGATGTGCATATCCAGCGCAAAGGAGTCGGATACACGCGCCAATACATTTTCCAATACCAGACCACGCGCTCCACCCAAACGGACTTTCAGCATTTGTTTGTCCTCAATGCCCCATTTTGCGGCATCAGACGTGTGGAAGTGAATGTGACGAGCCGCAACGATTACACCTTTGTCGATGGTAACTTCGCCAGCTGGTCCTTTAATCGTGATGCCTGGTGTGCCTTCGATGCTTCCGGATTCACGGACTGGTGCTTTTACACCGATCGCAAAAGAATCCGTCATGGAGATTTCCAGTTGTGTTTCCGGACGAACAGGTCCGAGGATACGCACTTTATCAAACTGTCCTTTGGAACCGATCACCGCAACAGTTTCGTTCGCAGCATACTGTCCGGGTTGGGACAGAGGTTTAAATTCAGTCAGTTCATAACCTTTGCCGAACAAAATGTCAACGTGCTCTTGGGATACATGAATGTGACGGGCGGATACGCCCACAGGTACTGTTTTACTCATCGTAAATTCACTCCTTGTTTATCTA harbors:
- a CDS encoding phosphate propanoyltransferase, with amino-acid sequence MSKTVPVGVSARHIHVSQEHVDILFGKGYELTEFKPLSQPGQYAANETVAVIGSKGQFDKVRILGPVRPETQLEISMTDSFAIGVKAPVRESGSIEGTPGITIKGPAGEVTIDKGVIVAARHIHFHTSDAAKWGIEDKQMLKVRLGGARGLVLENVLARVSDSFALDMHIDTDEANAAGARNGDTAEIID